One Candidatus Zixiibacteriota bacterium genomic window carries:
- a CDS encoding serine/threonine-protein kinase has protein sequence MIQDAVKTESPPELKDYEILEKIGQGGIAEIFKARQKSLSRLVAIKVLFPHYIADPDIVRRFERESVTIAALNHPNIVHIIDKGLAEGRYYFVMEYVDGRSFKEIIHSSEFTLRDKLEIIIMILKGLDYAHKNGVIHRDIKPANILIDRNGNALLADFGIALISNKEEHENTNSDIVMGTLAYMSPEQRESSANVDLTTDIFSIGIIIYEILTGHRPMGRFRMPSEVDSKISKRYDDIISRCLAEDPRDRFQTAVELKDELLNLISGRARSAAFPKAEFAGLDSFIGKCQFLDTIRETKYASTLLVENRESQELVVIKKNEKSNAGLKEAKLLSHLKHKNVINIYGAGGDNRKLVVVMEYAPGGSLADRMIKPYPYEKAMAIAAEVAEGLDFAHKNNIIHGDLRPSNILFTRDEKIKLTDFGMPPHYNMMEKNWYAPPERRLSKQADIYALGVILHQLMFGKNPIHDRAGRLFLGALQKSIPTKVYDILSKMLAIRTTLRYRGVEEFLYDWEEFRHSLTQMEKPLAKEDSNKSITGRWRLPKFTYSIAGAMIILGALLYIFLK, from the coding sequence ATGATACAAGACGCTGTTAAGACCGAATCCCCGCCGGAACTCAAAGACTATGAAATTCTGGAGAAAATCGGACAGGGGGGAATAGCCGAGATTTTCAAAGCGCGCCAGAAATCGCTCAGTCGCTTGGTAGCCATTAAAGTCCTTTTCCCCCACTATATCGCCGACCCCGACATCGTCCGCCGCTTCGAACGGGAGTCGGTTACTATCGCCGCTTTAAATCACCCCAACATCGTCCATATAATCGACAAAGGGCTGGCGGAGGGACGATATTACTTCGTGATGGAGTATGTTGACGGCCGCTCATTCAAAGAAATTATCCATTCCAGCGAGTTCACCCTCAGGGACAAACTGGAGATTATCATCATGATTCTCAAAGGGCTCGATTATGCCCATAAGAATGGCGTGATTCACCGCGATATTAAACCAGCCAATATCCTTATTGACCGCAACGGCAACGCCCTTCTGGCTGATTTTGGTATTGCCCTGATTTCCAATAAAGAAGAGCATGAAAATACGAACTCCGACATTGTTATGGGAACCCTGGCATATATGTCGCCGGAGCAGCGGGAATCGTCCGCCAATGTCGACCTGACCACCGATATCTTTTCCATCGGGATCATCATTTATGAAATTCTGACCGGTCATAGACCGATGGGGCGATTCCGGATGCCGTCCGAGGTCGATTCCAAGATATCCAAGCGCTATGATGATATTATCTCCCGCTGCCTTGCCGAGGACCCGCGCGACCGGTTTCAAACGGCGGTGGAATTGAAAGATGAACTTCTGAATCTGATATCAGGCCGCGCCCGCAGCGCCGCCTTCCCCAAGGCGGAATTTGCCGGTCTTGATTCCTTCATTGGTAAATGTCAATTTCTCGACACCATCCGCGAAACCAAATATGCCTCGACCTTGCTGGTGGAGAACCGCGAAAGCCAGGAATTGGTGGTTATCAAGAAGAATGAGAAGTCCAATGCCGGTCTCAAAGAGGCGAAACTTTTAAGCCATCTCAAACACAAGAATGTAATAAACATTTATGGGGCCGGCGGTGACAACCGGAAACTGGTGGTGGTTATGGAGTACGCTCCGGGCGGCTCCCTGGCGGATCGGATGATTAAGCCGTATCCGTACGAAAAAGCGATGGCCATCGCCGCCGAGGTTGCCGAAGGGCTTGATTTCGCCCACAAGAACAACATTATTCATGGCGACCTGCGACCGTCCAATATACTTTTCACCCGCGATGAAAAAATCAAACTGACCGATTTCGGGATGCCGCCACATTACAATATGATGGAGAAAAACTGGTATGCTCCGCCCGAGCGCCGGTTGAGCAAACAGGCCGACATCTATGCTCTCGGCGTCATCCTGCATCAACTGATGTTCGGCAAGAATCCGATTCATGACCGGGCCGGACGGCTCTTCCTGGGAGCGCTTCAGAAAAGCATTCCGACCAAAGTCTATGATATCCTCTCGAAAATGCTGGCTATCCGAACCACCCTGCGCTATCGCGGAGTAGAGGAATTCTTATATGATTGGGAAGAATTTCGCCACAGCCTCA
- a CDS encoding T9SS type A sorting domain-containing protein — protein sequence MRKLSTVFTVMILICIFSIGKAATPPEFTGMVSVESKTVKPGDSFTLRVWLTNNNYPTTALRIPLRFSSSYLTCNYVDFGGSLKQSNMEGYYIINGTSLEFSYIPDVVYPLPFFANDSGLLATLYLTASASAPDISVIVDSVNRDSTFEVGGQIYHIWRRVEFSDTDGTTLLPDFTAGTVEIRHSTDIALEEGMLPTSLALAQNYPNPFNPVTSISFSLPTRSHVRIEVFNLLGQKVTMLADGEFPSGEHKVEWNADKAPSGIYFYRMTADGKSLTRKMLLMK from the coding sequence ATGAGAAAACTGTCAACGGTTTTCACAGTTATGATACTGATTTGCATCTTCAGTATCGGCAAGGCGGCGACCCCGCCGGAGTTTACCGGAATGGTTTCCGTGGAGAGTAAAACGGTCAAGCCGGGCGACTCATTTACATTAAGAGTCTGGTTGACCAATAATAACTACCCGACGACCGCTTTGAGAATCCCTCTCCGCTTTTCCAGCAGTTACCTTACCTGCAACTATGTCGATTTTGGCGGTTCCCTCAAACAGAGCAATATGGAGGGGTACTATATCATAAACGGAACATCTCTGGAGTTTTCCTACATACCGGATGTCGTCTATCCGCTTCCCTTCTTTGCCAATGACTCCGGGCTGCTTGCCACACTTTATCTGACTGCCTCGGCCTCTGCCCCCGATATCTCGGTTATTGTCGATTCCGTCAATCGCGATTCTACCTTCGAAGTCGGCGGGCAGATTTACCATATCTGGAGACGAGTCGAATTCTCTGACACCGATGGCACCACCCTTCTACCCGACTTTACAGCCGGCACAGTCGAAATCCGCCATTCCACCGATATCGCTCTGGAGGAAGGGATGTTGCCGACCAGTCTTGCGCTGGCGCAGAACTACCCCAATCCTTTCAATCCGGTAACCTCGATTTCATTTTCCCTGCCGACTCGCTCGCATGTTCGGATTGAGGTCTTCAATCTCCTGGGTCAGAAAGTAACGATGCTTGCAGATGGTGAGTTTCCCTCCGGAGAGCATAAAGTGGAATGGAATGCTGATAAGGCGCCGAGCGGAATCTACTTTTACCGGATGACTGCCGACGGGAAATCGCTGACCCGCAAGATGCTTCTTATGAAATAA
- a CDS encoding DUF420 domain-containing protein, which translates to MSTSDLPHLNALLNAVSAILLISGYISIKKNYPERHKRFMVAALVASLLFLISYLIYHNAVGSVPYPYHDWTRPLYFAILIPHIILAALMVPFIIAAVYYAFREKFDRHRRLVKWVWPVWMFVSLSGIAVYLMLYQL; encoded by the coding sequence GTGAGCACAAGCGACCTGCCTCACCTGAATGCGCTTCTGAATGCTGTCAGCGCCATACTGCTCATTTCCGGATATATTAGCATTAAGAAAAACTACCCCGAGCGACACAAAAGATTTATGGTGGCGGCGCTGGTCGCCTCGCTGCTTTTTCTGATTTCCTATCTCATCTATCACAATGCGGTCGGCTCGGTGCCGTATCCGTATCACGACTGGACCCGTCCGCTCTACTTTGCCATTCTGATACCTCATATCATTCTGGCGGCGCTAATGGTCCCTTTTATAATTGCCGCCGTCTATTACGCCTTCCGTGAAAAATTCGACCGCCATCGGCGGCTGGTAAAATGGGTCTGGCCGGTCTGGATGTTTGTCTCTCTGTCCGGAATTGCCGTATATCTAATGTTATATCAATTATAA
- a CDS encoding SCO family protein, translating into MTQSNKTLRNLILSVAAFFVLAAVAMFVIDQARKSREQIPVLGQLPEFQFTEQSGAPFGLQDMKGKLNVVDFIFTHCKGPCPIMASKMSSLYKAFEGSNKVQLISISVDPERDSLPVLREYAERQGVTDNRWVFLRAPIEQVVDLSENGFMLAAEDLPGNHTTKFVLVDERGQIRGYFDGLSDASINILKGQISQLARELP; encoded by the coding sequence ATGACTCAATCGAATAAAACTCTGCGCAACCTGATTCTGTCTGTGGCTGCTTTCTTTGTCTTGGCGGCGGTGGCGATGTTTGTTATTGACCAGGCGCGCAAATCGCGCGAACAGATTCCGGTGCTGGGACAGCTTCCGGAGTTCCAATTCACCGAGCAAAGCGGCGCGCCCTTTGGCTTGCAGGATATGAAGGGAAAACTAAACGTCGTTGATTTTATCTTCACCCATTGCAAAGGTCCCTGTCCTATCATGGCAAGCAAGATGTCTTCTCTGTACAAGGCGTTTGAGGGGAGCAATAAGGTGCAATTGATATCGATATCGGTTGACCCGGAGCGCGACAGCCTGCCGGTCTTGCGCGAATATGCCGAGCGACAGGGAGTGACCGACAACCGCTGGGTCTTTCTTCGGGCGCCGATTGAACAGGTGGTTGACCTTTCCGAGAATGGTTTTATGCTTGCCGCTGAGGACCTTCCCGGCAATCATACCACCAAATTTGTTCTGGTCGATGAGCGGGGGCAGATTCGCGGTTATTTTGACGGCTTAAGCGACGCCAGTATCAATATTCTGAAAGGGCAGATCAGTCAACTGGCGCGGGAACTTCCGTGA
- a CDS encoding COX15/CtaA family protein, with amino-acid sequence MNKFLKFAFISTLATYFVIFLGGLVRVSGAGLGCPDWPRCFGRWFPPTSVNQLPPDIDPSLFNFTLAWIEYVNRLGGVALGILIFILAILALTKVRQYPRLLYPTLASLLLVAFQGWQGGQVVASELEPLFVSVHMGIAFIIVSLLIYVTQQAYYIVKPDEEKNAVYPGKTDRWILLLWILTFIQIVMGTEIRSSVEILQKEFPLLSESEYLGRVGIVSHLHTFLGIVIAIGAWQTAGKILRTAKNPSPLVRQSSWGLMALVALQVLVGALLMIIGLPEVMQVFHLWLASLLVGTLLILFSALKQYGRKI; translated from the coding sequence ATGAATAAGTTTCTGAAATTCGCCTTTATCTCCACTCTGGCTACTTACTTTGTGATATTCCTTGGCGGCCTGGTGCGCGTCTCTGGAGCCGGCTTGGGATGTCCCGATTGGCCCAGGTGTTTTGGCCGCTGGTTTCCGCCGACCAGCGTCAATCAACTCCCGCCCGATATCGACCCCAGCCTTTTTAATTTCACTCTCGCCTGGATTGAATATGTCAACCGTCTCGGCGGTGTCGCGCTGGGGATTCTGATTTTTATTCTGGCGATTCTGGCGTTGACTAAAGTCCGTCAATATCCCCGACTCCTCTACCCGACTCTGGCGTCCCTGCTTCTGGTCGCCTTTCAGGGATGGCAGGGAGGGCAGGTGGTGGCATCAGAATTAGAGCCGCTTTTTGTCTCGGTTCATATGGGGATTGCCTTTATCATTGTCAGTCTTCTAATCTATGTCACCCAGCAGGCATATTATATTGTCAAGCCGGATGAAGAGAAGAATGCCGTCTATCCCGGCAAGACCGACCGCTGGATACTGCTGCTCTGGATACTGACCTTTATTCAGATTGTGATGGGCACTGAAATTCGCTCTTCTGTGGAGATACTTCAGAAAGAGTTTCCCCTGCTGTCGGAATCGGAGTATCTTGGAAGAGTCGGAATAGTGAGTCATCTACATACATTTCTGGGCATAGTGATTGCGATTGGCGCCTGGCAGACCGCCGGAAAGATTTTGCGCACCGCCAAGAATCCCTCTCCCCTGGTAAGACAGTCCAGCTGGGGCTTGATGGCACTGGTCGCGCTGCAGGTGCTGGTGGGGGCGCTTCTTATGATTATCGGGCTTCCCGAAGTGATGCAGGTCTTTCATCTCTGGCTGGCCAGTTTGCTGGTCGGCACTTTGCTAATTCTGTTCTCGGCTCTGAAGCAGTACGGGAGGAAAATATGA